One stretch of Equus przewalskii isolate Varuska chromosome 9, EquPr2, whole genome shotgun sequence DNA includes these proteins:
- the LOC103556510 gene encoding olfactory receptor 6Z7-like, with product MERSLELGNMTRVQHFVLLGLSTSLGIRDVLFAVFLTLYLLTLLENTLIIYLICSHRELHKPMYFFLGNLSCLEMCYVSVTMPSLLVGLWTGPCHVPFTTCMTQLFFFISLICTECTLLASMAYDRYVAICHPLHYPLLMRPQVFLGLAMTSWFGGLLVSVIKTACIASLSYCGPNVLNHFFCDVSPLLNLSCTHVALTELVDFISAIVILWGSLIIAIASYVAIVRAVLHMPSAAARCKAFSTCASHLIVVGIFYSATIFIYARPNRIEAMDLNKVLSVIYTVVTPMCNPVIYCLRNKEVQAVFHRTIHSS from the coding sequence ATGGAGAGATCTCTGGAGCTGGGCAATATGACCAGGGTCCAGCACTTTGTCCTGCTGGGTTTGTCCACAAGCTTGGGCATAAGAGATGTTTTGTTTGCTGTCTTCCTCACTCTCTACCTGCTGACCCTGTTGGAGAACACACTCATCATCTACCTCATCTGCAGCCACAGGGAGCTCCACAagcccatgtacttcttcctgggCAACCTGAGCTGCCTGGAGATGTGCTACGTGTCAGTGACCATGCCCAGCCTGCTGGTGGGGCTGTGGACTGGACCCTGCCATGTGCCCTTCACAACCTGCATGACCCAActcttcttcttcatctctctcATCTGTACGGAGTGCACCCTCCTGGCCtccatggcctatgaccgctatgtggccatctgtcacCCACTCCACTACCCGTTGCTCATGAGGCCCCAGGTTTTCCTGGGCTTGGCCATGACTTCATGGTTTGGTGGGCTGCTGGTctcagtgatcaaaacagcatgtatTGCCAGCCTGTCCTACTGTGGCCCCAATGTCCTCAATCACTTCTTCTGTGATGTCTCCCCTCTGCTTAACTTGTCCTGCACGCACGTGGCCCTGACAGAGCTGGTGGACTTCATTTCTGCCATTGTCATCCTCTGGGGTTCCCTCATCATAGCCATAGCCTCCTATGTGGCCATTGTTAGGGCTGTGCTCCACATGCCATCAGCTGCTGCCCGTTGCAAAGCCTTCTCTacctgtgcctcccacctcaTAGTGGTGGGCATCTTCTACTCAGCCACTATCTTCATCTATGCTCGTCCCAACCGCATAGAGGCCATGGATCTCAACAAGGTATTGTCTGTCATCTACACGGTGGTCACACCTATGTGCAATCCTGTCATCTACTGCCTGCGGAACAAGGAGGTCCAGGCAGTTTTCCATAGAACCATACACTCATCCTGA
- the LOC103556509 gene encoding olfactory receptor 6Z7-like: MERSLELANVSRVQEFILLGLSSSQDVRIGLFAVFMTLYLLILLENTLIIYLICSHRELQKPMYFFLGNLSCLEMCYVSVTMPSLLVGLRSSLHHVSFTACIIQVFLFVSLIGTKCTLLSSMAYDRYVAICLPLHYPLLMRPQVCLGLAMSSWLGGPLVSVVKTSCIASLSYCGPNVLNHFFCDVSPLLNLSCTHVALTELVDFISAIFIFCGSLLIALASYVAIGRAVFRMPSATARCKALSRCASHLIVMGIFYSVVLFIYSRPSRIESTDLNKMLSVIYTVATPTCSPIIYCLRNKEVHAALWKTLHLR, encoded by the coding sequence ATGGAAAGGTCTCTGGAATTGGCCAATGTGTCCAGAGTCCAGGAGTTTATCCTACTAGGTTTGTCTTCCAGCCAAGATGTAAGGATTGGCCTATTTGCCGTCTTTATGACCCTCTACCTACTGATCCTCCTGGAGAACACGCTCATCATCTACCTCATCTGCAGTCACCGGGAGCTTCAAAaacccatgtacttcttcctgggCAACCTGAGCTGCCTAGAGATGTGCTATGTGTCAGTGACCATGCCCAGCCTGCTAGTGGGACTGAGATCGAGTCTGCACCATGTGTCCTTCACAGCCTGCATAATTCAGGTTTTTTTATTTGTGTCTCTCATTGGTACCAAGTGCACTCTCCTGTCCtccatggcctatgaccgctatgtggccatctgcctTCCACTGCACTACCCACTGCTCATGAGACCCCAGGTCTGCCTGGGCTTGGCCATGTCCTCATGGCTTGGTGGGCCGCTAGTCTCAGTGGTTAAGACATCATGCATTGCCAGCCTGTCCTACTGTGGCCCCAATGTCCTCAATCACTTCTTCTGTGATGTCTCCCCTCTGCTCAACCTGTCCTGCACCCATGTGGCCCTGACAGAGCTGGTGGATTTCATCTCTGCTATCTTCATCTTCTGTGGGTCATTACTAATTGCTCTGGCCTCCTATGTGGCCATTGGGAGGGCTGTGTTTCGCATGCCTTCAGCTACTGCTCGCTGTAAAGCCCTCTCCAGATGCGCCTCCCATCTGATTGTGATGGGCATCTTCTACTCAGTGGTCCTCTTCATATATTCCCGACCCAGCCGCATTGAATCCACAGACCTCAACAAGATGCTGTCAGTCATCTACACGGTGGCCACGCCCACATGCAGCCCGATCATCTACTGCCTGCGGAACAAGGAGGTGCACGCAGCCTTGTGGAAAACCCTCCATCTGCGCTGA